In Streptomyces thermolilacinus SPC6, a single genomic region encodes these proteins:
- a CDS encoding EamA family transporter: MTALFALATSLLWGLADFGGGLLTRRAPALTVVVVSQTIAVAVLGVIVVATGAWHEASPLLWFAVAAGVVGPVAMLAFYKALALGPMGVVSPLGSLGVVVPVSVGLALGDRPGPLQLGGIAVAVVGVVLAGGPELRGEPVQRRTVMLTLVAAFGFGGVMALISEASTTVTGLFLALFVQRVTNVLVGGAALLVSVRRGGRALPEEGGVRVIWAALPALAFVGLADVAANGTYAVAAQHGPVALAAVLASLYPVVTALAARGVLKERLRAVQAAGAGLALAGSVLLAAG; the protein is encoded by the coding sequence ATGACAGCCCTTTTCGCCCTGGCCACCAGCCTCCTGTGGGGGCTGGCCGACTTCGGCGGCGGGCTGCTCACCCGTCGCGCGCCCGCCCTCACCGTGGTCGTCGTCTCGCAGACCATCGCCGTGGCCGTGCTGGGCGTGATCGTGGTGGCGACCGGAGCGTGGCACGAGGCGAGCCCCCTGCTGTGGTTCGCGGTCGCGGCGGGCGTCGTGGGCCCGGTCGCGATGCTCGCCTTCTACAAGGCGCTGGCGCTCGGCCCCATGGGCGTCGTCTCGCCGCTCGGTTCGCTGGGCGTCGTCGTGCCCGTGTCGGTCGGCCTCGCGCTGGGCGACCGCCCCGGGCCGCTCCAGCTCGGCGGGATCGCGGTGGCCGTCGTCGGCGTGGTGCTCGCGGGCGGCCCGGAGCTGCGGGGCGAGCCGGTGCAGCGGCGGACGGTGATGCTCACACTGGTCGCGGCGTTCGGCTTCGGCGGCGTCATGGCGCTGATCTCCGAGGCGTCCACCACGGTGACGGGGCTGTTCCTGGCGCTGTTCGTGCAGCGCGTGACCAATGTGCTGGTCGGCGGCGCGGCGCTGCTGGTCTCCGTACGGCGCGGGGGCCGGGCGCTGCCGGAGGAGGGCGGCGTACGGGTCATATGGGCGGCGCTGCCAGCTCTGGCGTTCGTCGGCCTCGCGGACGTCGCCGCGAACGGCACGTACGCCGTCGCCGCGCAGCACGGGCCGGTCGCGCTGGCCGCCGTCCTGGCGAGCCTCTACCCGGTGGTGACGGCGCTCGCCGCGCGCGGGGTGCTCAAGGAGCGGCTGCGGGCGGTGCAGGCGGCGGGCGCGGGGCTTGCCCTCGCGGGCTCGGTCCTGCTCGCGGCGGGCTGA